A section of the Drosophila sechellia strain sech25 chromosome 3L, ASM438219v1, whole genome shotgun sequence genome encodes:
- the LOC6610475 gene encoding sex peptide receptor encodes MAGGNNETEPLYCGSGMDNFHTSYKNMHGYVSLVVCILGTIANTLNIIVLTRREMRSPTNAILTGLAVADLAVMLEYIPYTIHDYILTDSLPREEKLSYSWACFIKFHSIFAQVLHTISIWLTVTLAVWRYIAVGYPQKNRVWCGMRTTIITITTAYVVCVLVVSPSLYLITAITEYVDQLDMNGKVINSIPMTQYVIDYRNELLSARAAALNATPTSAPLNETVWLNASSLLTSTTTSAPPTPSPVVRNVTVYRLYHSDLALHNASLQNATFLIYSVVIKLIPCIALTILSVRLILALLEAKRRRKKLTSKPATPAASNGTKSPANGKAADRPRKNSKTLEKEKQTDRTTRMLLAVLLLFLITEFPQGIMGLLNAVLGDVFYLQCYLRLSDLMDILALINSSINFILYCSMSKQFRTTFTLLFRPKFLDKWLPVAQDEMAAARAERSAVAPVLEKGRQQPQVVMASTTTNITQVTNL; translated from the exons ttaCAAAAACATGCATGGCTATGTGTCGCTGGTGGTCTGCATCCTGGGCACCATCGCGAATACCCTGAATATCATTGTGCTAACCCGGCGGGAGATGCGCTCCCCCACGAATGCCATACTCACGGGTCTGGCCGTGGCCGACCTGGCAGTTATGCTGGAGTACATACCCTACACCATACACGACTACATCCTGACGGACAGTTTGCCGCGGGAGGAGAAGCTCAGCTACAGCTGGGCCTGCTTCATCAAGTTCCACTCGATTTTTGCCCAAGTGCTGCACACCATCTCCATTTGGCTGACGGTGACCCTGGCTGTTTGGCGTTATATAGCAGTGGGTTATCCGCAGAAGAATCGCGTGTGGTgtggaatgagaaccactatAATAACGATAACCACCGCCTATGTGGTGTGTGTACTGGTGGTGTCGCCGTCGCTCTATTTGATCACGGCTATAACCGAATATGTGGATCAGTTGGATATGAATGGCAAAGTGATAAACTCCATTCCCATGACCCAGTACGTAATCGATTACCGCAATGAGTTACTGAGTGCCCGGGCGGCCGCCCtgaatgccacgcccaccagtGCACCACTGAACGAAACTGTGTGGTTGAATGCGAGCTCCTTGCTGACATCGACCACCACCTCTGCACCACCCACGCCATCGCCAGTGGTGCGAAATGTTACTGTCTATAGGCTGTACCACAGCGATTTGGCGTTGCACAACGCCTCGCTGCAAAATGCCACATTTCTCATATACAGTGTAGTGATTAAGCTGATACCCTGCATAGCACTCACCATTCTGTCGGTTCGATTGATCCTGGCCTTGCTGGAGGCCAAGCGGCGGCGGAAGAAGCTCACCAGCAAGCCCGCCACTCCGGCTGCCAGTAATGGAACCAAATCACCGGCCAATGGAAAAGCAGCGGACAGACCCCGGAAAAATAGCAAAACTCTGGAGAAGGAAAAGCAGACGGATCGCACCACGAGGATGCTGTTGGCGGTGCTACTCCTCTTCCTAATCACTGAATTTCCACAAGGGATTATGGGTCTGCTGAATGCCGTGCTCGGAGATGTCTTCTATTTGCAGTGCTACCTAAGACTGA GTGACCTGATGGATATCTTGGCCCTGATCAACTCCAGCATCAACTTCATTCTGTACTGCTCCATGAGCAAGCAATTCCGCACCACATTCACGCTGCTCTTTCGTCCGAAATTCCTGGACAAGTGGCTGCCGGTGGCGCAGGACGAGATGGCAGCTGCTCGAGCTGAGCGCTCTGCGGTGGCACCTGTCCTGGAAAAGGGACGACAGCAGCCGCAGGTGGTGATGGCCAGCACGACCACCAACATCACGCAGGTGACAAATCTGTAG